From the genome of Muricauda sp. SCSIO 64092, one region includes:
- a CDS encoding Mrp/NBP35 family ATP-binding protein, translated as MKFTKKEVFAALEHITVPGEGQNMVESGAVTNVQVFGDEVEVDITIKNPSLQARKKTEVEILKIIHEKVYAKAKIKVNLKVDAPAKPKVNQIKGKPIPGINNIIAVASGKGGVGKSTVTANLAVTLAKMGFKVGLLDTDIYGPSMPIMFDVAQERPLSVKVDGKNKMKPVENYGVKMLSIGFFTQPNQAVIWRGPMASKALNQMIFDAHWGQLDFLLLDLPPGTGDIHLSIMQSLPVTGAVVVSTPQEIALADARKGVAMFQQESINVPVLGIVENMAYFTPAELPENKYHIFGKDGAKNLAQDLNVPFLGEIPLVQSIREAGDVGRPAALQTATPTEEAFEELTKNVVQELVNRNKELPPTEAIKITTMAGCSAIKKKRI; from the coding sequence ATGAAGTTTACAAAAAAGGAAGTTTTTGCAGCTTTGGAACATATTACCGTACCCGGGGAGGGGCAGAATATGGTGGAGAGTGGTGCGGTGACCAACGTACAGGTTTTTGGGGATGAGGTGGAAGTGGATATCACCATTAAAAATCCGAGTTTGCAGGCCAGAAAGAAAACCGAAGTGGAAATCCTAAAGATCATCCACGAAAAGGTCTATGCGAAAGCAAAGATCAAGGTCAACTTAAAGGTGGATGCACCTGCTAAGCCCAAGGTCAATCAAATAAAAGGGAAGCCCATTCCCGGAATCAACAATATCATTGCAGTGGCATCCGGTAAAGGTGGTGTGGGAAAATCAACCGTAACGGCAAACCTGGCGGTCACCCTTGCCAAAATGGGCTTTAAAGTGGGCTTATTGGACACGGACATTTATGGTCCCTCCATGCCCATTATGTTCGATGTTGCCCAAGAACGTCCACTTTCGGTAAAGGTTGACGGTAAAAATAAAATGAAACCCGTAGAAAATTATGGGGTAAAAATGTTGTCCATTGGTTTTTTCACCCAACCCAATCAAGCTGTGATTTGGAGGGGTCCTATGGCCAGTAAAGCCTTAAACCAAATGATTTTTGATGCCCATTGGGGGCAATTGGACTTCTTATTGTTGGACTTACCTCCCGGGACTGGGGATATTCACCTGAGTATCATGCAATCACTGCCCGTAACCGGGGCCGTTGTTGTCAGTACCCCACAGGAAATTGCCTTGGCGGATGCCCGAAAAGGGGTGGCCATGTTCCAACAAGAATCCATAAATGTTCCCGTACTGGGGATTGTGGAAAATATGGCCTATTTTACCCCTGCGGAACTTCCTGAAAACAAATATCATATCTTTGGTAAGGATGGAGCCAAGAATTTGGCCCAGGATTTGAACGTACCTTTCTTGGGGGAAATCCCGTTGGTACAGAGTATTAGGGAGGCCGGGGATGTGGGAAGGCCCGCAGCCCTGCAAACGGCAACCCCAACAGAAGAAGCTTTTGAGGAACTCACAAAAAATGTGGTGCAGGAACTGGTAAACAGAAACAAGGAACTGCCTCCAACGGAAGCGATAAAAATTACAACAATGGCGGGATGTTCCGCTATTAAAAAGAAACGAATATGA
- a CDS encoding Fic family protein gives MIIKAPVFDFETDFVFPESIELAEFDDPTFKKVEVEYLYWDKIKYLKFRDIDSEAAWQIIKSKRAMAKKTLELRGHSTNINFYHTSNNSLNQPLHYLDFNFGAGIQKEQLLSDLDKQQYLKNALMEESIFSSMIEGATTTRIKAKEMLRKKKKPRNKSEQMILNNYEAIQYISKHQNETISLERLFEIHAIVTKNTLEKEHVGILRTSNDIHVKNEITGEIVHTPPKPEELKSLMSSFCIFFNENPKENFVHPIVKASILHFLIGYIHPFYDGNGRTARAIFYWHLLQNGYWLAEYLSISRVIMETKTQYEKAYLYTENDDMDVTYFIHYQVRVLTKAFEDLKKYMAKKRKQQQDLTKFLKISGINDRQAQILQWAEKDSTRNFTVKEIENVFSITNQTARTDLDELARKGYLKKIAINKKSSNYWKGEDFDTLLS, from the coding sequence ATGATTATAAAAGCACCAGTATTTGATTTTGAAACAGATTTTGTTTTCCCAGAGAGCATAGAGTTAGCTGAATTTGACGACCCTACTTTTAAAAAAGTCGAGGTCGAATATCTTTATTGGGACAAAATCAAGTATTTGAAGTTTAGGGATATAGATTCAGAAGCTGCTTGGCAAATAATAAAAAGTAAAAGAGCAATGGCTAAGAAAACTCTTGAGCTTAGAGGTCATAGCACAAACATCAATTTTTATCATACTAGTAATAACTCATTAAATCAACCGCTGCATTATTTAGACTTCAACTTTGGTGCAGGAATTCAAAAAGAACAGCTGCTTTCGGATTTAGATAAGCAACAATATCTTAAGAATGCTTTAATGGAAGAATCTATTTTTTCTTCTATGATAGAAGGTGCAACTACTACCAGAATTAAAGCAAAGGAAATGTTGCGCAAGAAAAAGAAGCCTAGAAACAAATCAGAACAGATGATTCTGAACAACTATGAGGCTATTCAATATATTAGTAAGCATCAAAACGAAACCATTTCTTTAGAAAGACTTTTTGAAATCCACGCTATTGTCACAAAAAACACCCTAGAAAAAGAACATGTAGGCATTTTAAGAACCTCCAATGACATTCATGTAAAAAATGAAATCACGGGAGAGATTGTACATACGCCCCCAAAGCCTGAAGAACTAAAAAGCCTAATGTCCTCATTTTGCATTTTCTTTAATGAAAACCCAAAGGAAAACTTTGTCCATCCTATTGTTAAAGCTTCTATTCTTCATTTTTTAATTGGTTACATCCATCCATTTTATGATGGAAACGGAAGAACGGCAAGAGCCATATTTTATTGGCATTTGCTTCAAAACGGCTACTGGCTTGCAGAATATCTTTCTATATCTCGTGTCATCATGGAGACCAAAACGCAATATGAAAAAGCTTACCTCTACACCGAAAACGATGATATGGATGTCACCTATTTTATCCATTATCAGGTAAGGGTCCTAACAAAGGCCTTCGAGGACTTAAAGAAATATATGGCCAAAAAAAGGAAACAACAGCAAGATTTAACCAAGTTCTTAAAAATATCTGGCATCAATGACCGTCAGGCCCAAATTTTGCAATGGGCAGAAAAGGATTCGACCCGAAATTTTACGGTCAAAGAAATAGAAAATGTTTTTTCCATCACCAACCAAACTGCTAGAACAGATTTAGATGAATTAGCAAGAAAAGGCTAT
- a CDS encoding NifU family protein codes for MTAEEIHTNVEKALDEIRPFLQSDGGDISLVSIDNGTSVKVKLEGNCIGCSVNQMTLKSGVEMTIKKYAPQIEEVINLS; via the coding sequence ATGACAGCGGAAGAAATACATACTAACGTAGAGAAAGCCTTGGATGAGATTCGTCCCTTCCTACAAAGTGACGGGGGTGATATCTCATTGGTTTCCATTGATAACGGTACTTCGGTAAAAGTGAAGCTGGAGGGGAACTGTATTGGATGCTCAGTTAATCAAATGACCTTGAAAAGCGGGGTGGAAATGACCATAAAAAAATACGCCCCTCAAATTGAGGAAGTAATTAATCTGAGCTAA